The Salegentibacter sp. Hel_I_6 region TGCGAATAAGAATTATAAAGTAGCTCGTTCTAAAGCGTTAAAAGGGGTGAAGGTAACAAAAGTACATCCTGAAATGTTTCCAGAGTGGAGTGCTGCCAATAAGAAAAAAGGCGGACAGGTGAAAATGGAGAAAGTGATGAATGAAGAGAAATTTGCTAAATGGGAGAAGTTTGTGAAAGAGCAAAAAGCCTAATCATCGTCTTCATCAATTTCATCAATAAGGGTCATAATTTCTTCTTGAGAAAGATATAATTTCTTGATCCTCGCTTTGTATGAATCTGCAAGTTGGGCGTGATTCAGGATGAAATCTTTAGTAGCAATAATATATTTACCAAGGCCGTGGTTCACCGCATAGGTATCTGCGGCTCTTTCTGCTTCCTGAATATATCTTTTTGAAGTTAGGTATTTGATGCCAAACCAAACCATATTTATGGCGCTGCGTTCTCGGTAATCCATAATATGGCCAAGTTCGTGACCAATCCAACCAATAAGCACTTCAGAAGGGACGTTTTTGACATCAAAAACCTCGTCGTCAATTTTTATGTGCTCACTTATCATTACAAAATAAGAGCGGTTCTTTTTATTCTTTAGTAATCCTGAAGCTTTTGGTTGCGCCTGCATAAAAGACTTCTGGATTTTTTTCTTGAACTTGAATTCAATTGGGGTATCTTTTAATTCAGGATAGTGGGATAGCGCAATGTAAGTTTCCCTCCAAATTGCATCTGGTACAATTTTATTTTCAAATTTTAGACTGTCTTTTTGTTTCATTGTTTCTTGCGCATAAAGAGGACTCCAATTCCATTGATTTAATAGAATTGTTGTAATTAATATGAAGTAAATTTTAAGCCCTGTTTTCAAATTTAGATCTTCCTTGATTTACGCCTAAAATATAGCATAGTTGCGGTTTTTACCAAAAATGAAGTTATAAAATAAACATAAAAAAAGGCCTCCCAGTAAGGTGGCCTTTTTTTATAAAATCTCTAAAATGAATTAGAAATTATCCTTGCATTAACTGTTGTAGTCTTTGTTGCAATTCAGTATCGGTTTGAAGTGCCATTGCGATTTTTTCGTAACGCTCTACATCAAGATCATTTTTACTAATTGCTTCTTCCATTTCTTCCTGGAATTCACCTTGCATACCTTCAATTTCTGCAACAACTTCCTCGTGCTTGGTTTTTTCTTCTTCAGTTACTTCAACATCAGCATTTGGATCTAAAGAAGCCTGGTGAATTTCATTAAAACGTTGAATGTCAAATCCGCTCTCTTCAACTTTCTGCGCCATTTCTTGCTGTGCTTTTTGGTTTACCATTCTTATTTCCTGGTAAGCTTCAGCAAATTTAGAAAGCTCTTCATCACTAACATCTACTTCTACAGCTTGTTGCTGTTGTTGAGGTAGTTGTTGGGTCTGGGCAAATACACTTGCTGTTCCTAATGTGAAAGCAAATAATAGGCCTGCAATCTTTTTTGATTTAATCATAATTTGTTTTTAATGTTAATTTTCAATTTAGATGCAAACTAAATAGTTTGAAGCGTCCAACAAAATATTTTAGAGTATAATCTTTGAATTTGAGAAAAGCTTAACCAAATTATTTAACAATGTTAAAATTCATTTTCTAAAACCCTTATTTTTTCTTTTTGCTTTTCTATTCTCATCCTATGAAAATCCAGGTTATGGTATACACTTATTCTTGGAATATGCCGGTGTTCAAAATTATTAGGGCCTCCATCATATCTAAATGTCCACATATAACCTGCCTGAAATTGTATGTTCTCATTTAATTTATATCCAAGACCAAGGAACATTCGGTTATCTTCAAGGTAATCATAAGTAACCCTCTTTCCTGCCTGTAGAAATACTTCTTCATAGAAGGAAAGAAATAAAGTATTATTTAGAAGCTTATAATTATTAAGCGGATAATAGGCCGTAATCTTGTACCTAAACCTGTTAGACAAGACAAATTCTGAACCTTCTAAATATTCTCTTCTCCAACGCTGTTCAAACCTAAATTGATGATATAATTTTAAACGGTCAAAAGGTTGTACTAAAACCAGTTGCTGCCATAATCTATATTGAGGGACAATATTGTCCTGATTAGGTAGATCCTGCTCTGGAGCCCAGTAAAATGGGGTGACAACACCAGCGGTTATCTCTACCCGTGGGTTTAGCAGATAGGTTAGTCCAAATCTTAAATAAACCTGGGCCATATCTTCTATAAAATTGGTACGCCGTCTAAAATGATATTCCCCGTAGTAGAAAAGGTTTTCTGTTAGGCGGTATTTGGTATAGAGCCCTGTCCATAAACCCGTGGAATGTCTAAATTCCTTATCATATAGGCCAGCAGGAGATTCTTCAGTAATTTCCTGAGCTTGGGAGGAAAGACTTAGGAAAAGAAAGCATAAAAAGAATATTATTTTTTTCATTACAGACTATTAAGAAGCTCTACTTTTTCACTATACGAATCAGATCTTCGTAATTTCCTCTCCAGATTCCGTGTGTTTTTGTCTTCCATAAATATTAGCCTGTCTTGCATTCTTAAGATTGAATTTAATTTTTTAAGAACTTCTTCTGGATCACGATAAGCGTCTTTAGCTTGGTTTTTTAATGAACCGATGATATTGTCGTTAATTTCATTGTAAAGCGTTTTCTTTTTCCTAACCGGAACCTCTTCGCTATAAGTAAAAGGATCAAAGGTATAATCGGTATATAAAGTGTCTATTCTGCCTGATAGTTCATTTATTCTTTTACTGGTTTCCCAAATAGTCTCGAACAATTCTAATTGTCTTAAGATATCCCTTCCTCTTTGAATTTGAACAGCATCATCATTGGCATCTTCTAAAAATCTGTTAACCAGCTTGGGTAAACTATCCCTGTAAAAATGATTTTTTGCGGTCTTTGCAATTTCATCCAGATCATCATTCTTCAATTTCCCTCTAAAGAGTTTGGTTATTTTTTCTCGAGTGCTGGAAACTTCATCGTTAATTTGACCAATTTCCCTATCTAATTTTAGATCATCTACTGCTGCAGTAAGGTTTGAAATTAAAGTATCTGCCTGTTCGTTTCTCTTTTCGAAATTCTCAACCACATATATTAAAAAGTTATCTGTTTCATTTTTAGTCGTATAATCGTATATAAATTCCTTTTCGTTTACATAAATGGTATCGCGTGAAAGCAATTCTTTAGCATAATTTACAAGCAATCCTTTTCGGTTATAAAACGGAAGCTGATCTTTATAAAAAATATTGTTCCACGGTTTTATATATTCATTAAGGGAATCCTGTTTTTGTTTCCATTGAAGTGCCTGCTGAACATCGTCATTTTCTACAAGGTTTAGGTTTTCTATTTCAAGATTGCTAATACTATCAATATTCTTACGATAAGTATTTTCTATTTCTTTCCATGCTTCTAACCTGGAGGCTTCTTCATCACTAAGCGGATAAAAAGCTCGGTTAGCACCAAGTGGAAGATTTTCTAGAGGTTTTATTTCAGGATCGTATTTAAATATTCTTTCCAGGATATTTTGAATAACTTTTTCTCCTTTTTGCTGTGCCTTAATATATTTTGAAGTTCTTGGGTAGCCATCACTAAAGTTTAAACTTAGAGGGCGATTAGCGAGTTCTACATTCGTTTGTTCATTGCTAAGGGCAGCTTGTAAGCCTTCACTAATAGGGAATTCTATTTTCTCAATACTAGTATTGTTTTTAATACGTTCAAGTTCAAGAAGAATTCCACGATTGTAAGTTCTTATTTCCTGTAAGTCTTCAGTAAAATAATTGAATTCCCAAACGCCATCCATTAAACCATTCACAATATTTCCAGCTACAGAAATACTATCCTGGTCACGGTTAGCCAGGATATAATCAAACCTCCCGGTCATAGTTTGGTTTAGAAAACTGGTTTCTAGGTTTTCAAGGGTTTTTATACGGTTGCCATCTATATAGAGTATGGTTTCCATGGCTAAATCTCCTTCAGGATAACCGTCTTTATAAGTTAAGTAAAGCGTTTCATCTTCTGTAAGAATGTCGTAATCAAGCTCGATATCAGAGATCTCATTAATTCTTACAATATGATTTTTAACTTCATATTTCCATGTATCTACTTTAAGATTATTCTTATATTCTCCTTCCCAAAAATTGTATGTGGCACTTGTTTCAGCCAGGCTATCTTTATTTTCTCTAAGGAAAGTAAATTCTCCGTCTTTAATTTTTTCATCTTCATTCGCCAATTTATAGGTAAATTGGGCTTTGCCTGTAACTCCGGGAATGGGTTGATAGATGCTATCATAGGAATAATCCTGACCCATTAAAGTAGAGGAAATTAAGACAGTGAGAAGGAGTAGAAGAATAGTTTTCTTCATGTTTTTATCAATTTTTTTAGTAGAATTTTTAAAACCAGCCTCAACTAAACAACTTTTACGCCAACGAGTCTAAAACTTAAAAATTTCGGGATCCAAATTTACTAATGAAAATATTATCAGTTTAAAATTTAATACTTTTTTTTAAAGTATTGATTATTAGGTGTGTAAATATTTTATTGATCAATAGATTTACTTCATGAAAGGTATATTGGGATTGCAGCACTACAATTAGATTAAAATAAGATTAGAAAAACTTGTATTTAGTTCTACAAAAGTGTTGAAATAGTACACAACGCTAGAATCCCCGGGCAGATATTACCTCCAAATTTATCTCTTCTCCAATCTCTTTTTCCAGTTCTTTTTTGATTTCCCTAATTTCATCGCCTTCAAGATTTTCCTGTCCCACCAGGGTGAGTGAAACTCTTAGCGGATCTCCAAAGCGTACTTTAACATCACGAACCACAGTATTGTTTATAGTAGAACCTTCTAAATCTCTTGTAATGCTGGCTTCCTTTTTAATACGGTTAAAGGATAGCGATAGGGGTACCATGACTATTCCAATTAAAATTAAGGTATAAATCAAACCTAATTTTGCTCGTTTAAAAGGAGCAAACCCCAAAATTAGAAAGGTGATTCCGGCAAACATGATAATCCCTGCAAGGTTGGTTAAATAAAGTAGGAAGGCACCTGAAAATACATCCCAGTCCCACCAGCCAATACCAATTCCGGAAACAGCCAAAGGCGGCACCAGGGCAACTGCAATTGCAACTCCTGCAAGACTTTTTGCGATTCCTTCTTTTGCGTGGGCGTAAGCTGCTGCTACCCCGGAAGCCACGGCGATTCCCATATCTAAAAGGGTAGGGGATAAACGAGCGTCAATTTCAGAAGTAACTAGTTTTATTGGGATAATAAGGCTCACTCCCGCAGAGAATAATAACGAAACTCCTGTTCCTATTAAAATTGTGATAATTCCCCGTTTTAGCATATTAGTATCGTAACGAACCATACCCATGGCGAAGGAGACGATTGGAGATATAATAGGGGCAAGGATCATCGCTCCAATAATTACCGGAGACGAATTAGCGAAAAGTCCAAAAGTTGCGATAAGTGTTGAAAGGATCATCATCACTACATACATGGAACTGGATTTTGAATTTTCGCGTAGTAACTTAAATAATTCCTGAAATTCCTCGGTAGTTGCTCTTGGAAAAATAGGAATGGTACGTTTGGTTAATTCTTCCCTCTTTTCACCGGTAGGTAGAGTATCGGTTTTATTGCTTTTTTTAAGATTTGCTGAATCTTTCTCTGTGCAATATTTACTGGCCTGGGCCAGGATTAGTGATTCAGCTTCTACACGCAACGACACTTGCTCGGCCTGTTCTTTTTCTCCATCTACAGTAAATTCTATTGCAGATGAATTTTTGATCTTTAGGTCTGCAATTTTTATTCTTCCTATAAAAGATGGGGCTTTATTTAGTTGTTTCCCCCCGGGAAGTAAACTACGCAATAGAAACCATATTAATTGTAATAAATTAGTTGGTGAAATTATTAGTGATGTAAACATCCCATCGTTTAAAGAACTCTCAGATACCAACCTTCTTGCCACAACCGAGCTTAAAGCGTGTTCTACCACAATTATTCCTAAAGCCGAAGTATGTATAATCTTCTCATCTTCTGAACTTATCTCATAAGAATTATGAGAAAGCGAAGATAAATGCCTTATGTTTTTAAAAAAGGATAAAACCTCGTGAAAAAAATTGTTGTTTTTATGATCTTCAGTAAAAATGAAAACATTTCCAATATTTACCGATTGAAATACAGGAATATCATTACAATAGAGCATATCTAATTTATGCACTTCTTCATTTTCCAGAATTTCTTTTAAAGCTGTTTCGTGATCATTAGATATACCCAGTCCCTTTGTGGTGTAGGTGTTTTTAGGGTGTGGTAAAATACCCACCTTTATCCCCTTTTGAGCTGCTTTTGTTAGGAATTCTCTTAAAAATTCGTCGCTTAAATAAGTAACAATAATATCATCTTCTCCCGCTTCATAATCTGTTTCTGGATAATTTATGGTTTGTTTTTCGGTATTTTCTAATAAAGGGAAGATATCACTTTCCACTTTTTCCTTGTCATCTGGATGATGTAAAATATACAGCATAGTTACTTATTGCGATTGCAGTGCCAAGATACTGCTTTTTAAAACCGGCACTAAAAGTTTAACCTGAGTTTTTGAGTTAACTAGAGCATTTTTTTTAATTTCAAAAAAATATACAGCAGGAATGAAAGAAATTAGTAAAAAGCAGAATGTATTTATATTATTTGCAGCCACTTCTAAAAATGGGCACTTTAATTTTAGAAAAGATCACGATACGATTAGAGTAAAAGATTTAGAAACTTCAATGAATTTCTATAAGAATATTCTCGGTTTGGAGCAAATACCCAACGGCGGACTTGGGGACCACATTGTATGGTTTCAGTTAAAAAATAAAGTGCAGCTGCATTTAGTGGAAAGTGATACGAAAATAGAAAAGAATAAAGGCTTTCATTCTGCATTTAATACCGGGAATTTATCAGAATTCATGGATTTTCTGAGAGAAAAAAACATTCCTTTTGAAAATGGAAGGGGCGAAAAAAATATGGTAACCAATCGCCCAGATGGGATCAGGCAAATTTACTTCCAGGACCCCGATGGTTATTGGATTGAGGTGAATGATAATATTCTAGAGTAAATTAAAACCTAAGGTTCTTATCCTGGAATATTTGAAAAATCAAACCGAATATTTAAAACCTGATTTATAGATCAAGTTTAGCTTTTTATAGCATATTCATCTTTAAGTAGACCGAGTTCCTCGATGGTTTTTAAAACGCCATTATCATTATTACTGAAATTAGTTACATATTTACTGGCATTAATAATTTCAGGATGGGCATTTTTCATTGCATAGCTATATTTAGCATTTTGCATCATCTCAAGATCATTTAGATAATCGCCAAAAACAAGTGTTTCTTCCGGGGAGATATTCAGCTCTTTTTGAATACCGCTTATTGCATTTCCTTTATTCGCGGTAATAGAAGTGATATCTATAAAGACATTGGCTGCGATCGCAACTTTATAATCATTAGTATATTTTTCGAAATGCGGGTAGGTATGTTCTTCAACGCCATTAAAATTACAAAAAGTAACCTTTAAAATAGTGTCATCTACTTTGGTAAGATCTTCAACTTTTTCTATTCTTTTGTAGAATTTATTGATCTCGTTAAAAAAGCCATCATCTTTGCTTTCAATATAAGCCGAATTTTTTCCACAGAGTACTAAATGAGTATCAGAAAGTTCTCTTCCTTTTCTAACAAAATCCAGGGCGGCCTCTTTATCTAAGGGATTTACATAAAGATCTTTACCCTTGTGAACCACGTGGGTGCCGTTTTCAGCAAAAAACAACATGCGATCTTTAATTCTATCAAATTTGCTCTCCAAATTATAAAATTGACGCCCACTGGCAACTGAGAACATAATTCCTTTTTCATTAAGTAATTCTTCTATTTCCCAGAAATCGGGGTGAATCTCGTGTTGATCGTTCAACAACGTCCCATCCATATCGGTAACAATCAATTTTATCATAGCGCAAATTTAAGCGGCAAATATAAAAGATTAGAACCCGGCAGGAGTTAAGAAAAGATCAAAAATACTTTTAGTAGTATAAATTTTAATAATCTACTTCTTTGATAAACAAAACAATGGATCTATCTCGCTTATTTTTATTTAAAATAAGTATAAATAAGCTTTTAAAAATTAGAATAGGTTTTTACATTTGCGCCGTATTTAAAACCAATCTAAATAAAAACACTTAGTGATGAAATTGAAAAATAGCCTGGTAGTGTTATTTCTTTTCAGCTTGCAAATTGCCTTAGCTCAGAATTCTGGTATAATTAAAGGCAGTGTAGTTAATAGCGCAGGAAGTTCGCTTTCTAACGTAAATATTGAAGTTGAAGGCCTGGGAATGGGCGACGAAACCAATAATCGCGGTGAATTCACCTTAAAGAATATTCCAACGGGAAATTATACCCTTCAAATTTCTTACGTGGGTTACGAAACTCAAAATCTAAAAGTAAATGTACAAGCCGGTGAAACTACCGATGTGTCTTCTATAATCCTTGTAGGAAAGCAAGAAGAATTGGGGGCTGTAATTGTTAGAGGGAATGGAAATGGAAATAAATTTACCCGAAATGCCAGTGTTAGTGTAGCTAAAATGCCACTTAAAAAAATTGAAAACCCACAGGTTTACGATAATATAACCTCTGAACTTCTAAAAGAACAGGTAGTGACCAATTTTGATGATGCTGTTAAGAATGCTTCCGGACTTACCAAACTTTGGGAATCTACCGGCCGTGGAAATGATGGTGCTGGTTATTTTTCACTCCGTGGCTTTGCCGTGCAACCAACCCTGGTGAATGGCTTGCCGGCCCTTACCAACGGTAGTCCAGATCCTGCAAATATGGAAAATATTGAAGTTATAAAAGGCCCATCGGGAACCCTATATGGTAGCAGCCTGGTTTCTTATGGAGGCTTGATCAATATCACCACCAAAAAACCTTTTAGTTATTTTGGAGGAAATGTTTCTTACACAATGGGTAGTTTCGGTTTAAACCGGATAACTGCCGACGTAAATACACCACTTGATGAAACAGGGGATGTGGCGCTAAGAATAAATACGGCATACCATACTGAAAATAGTTTTCAGGATGCAGGATTTAGAAAATCGTTGTTTGTAGCACCATCTTTAAGCTATAAAGTAAACGATAAGCTTTCATTTTTTGTGAATACTGAATTTTATGATTCTGAAAGTACAAATCCATTAATGCTATTTGTGGATAGAGGAGCACCGCTTAGAGCTACCAATATAGAAGAATTAGGTTATAACAATGAGAATTCTTATACCAGTAATGATCTTACCGTAGAAAATCCAACCTTTAGTCTACAGGCGCAAATGAATTATGAACTTTCAGATAGCTGGACTTCACAAACCGCGGTTTCAACAGGATCAGCTAAAGCATTGGGGAATTATTCATATTTATATGAAACTACTCAGTTTAATCAGGGTAGAGAAGAAGTGCCGGGCGAGGTAACGAACTTAAACGAAGGAGTGGTATTTACCCGTTACATTAGCAATCAAAATTCTACAACCATAACTAATGATATTCAGCAGAATTTTATCGGAGATTTTGAAATCGCAGGAATGCGTAATCGTACCGTGGTCGGTTTAGATTATTTCAATAGAAAAGTAATTGATAACAATAGCGGATATGTTGGAAATGGCGAGGTATATATTGGTAATGCCAGCCTTCAGAATGTAAACGAAAGTGTTTATGATATCTATGAGTCTGCAAATTATATCACGAGCTACGATAGCGGAATTTTAAGTAAAGAAGGGGTTGCCGGTTTATTAGAAAATGTAAATAGAAATAATAATATCGCTGAAGAAGATATCTACAGCGCCTATGTTTCTAACGTACTTAATTTCACGCCACAGCTTGCTTTAATGACGAGCTTAAGATTAGACCAGTTTGAAACCGAAACCAATAGCCAAACAGCACTTTCTCCAAAATTTGGACTGGTTTATCAGCCGGTTTTAGATAAAGTGGCACTTTTCGCAAATTATATGGATGGTTTTAGTAATGTAGGACCAAGACAGGTAGATAATCTTGAGACAGGTGAAACAAGAACCCTGGTTTTTGATCCTGAGAGAGCAAAACAATTTGAAGTTGGGTCTAAGTTTAATTTGTTGAATAATCACTTATCAGCTACTGTAAGTTATTACGATATCCAGGTTTCTAATATGGTAATGCAGGATGCTGAAAATCCATTTAACCTGGTTCAGGATGGCGAGCAGTACAGCCGTGGATTTGAAGCCAGTATTACCGCTAGCCCTTTTCAAGGTTTAAATTTAATTGCAGGATTTAGTCACAATAATAGCGAATTAACCGAATCTGATCAAGCTGATTTCCTTGGAAGAAGACCGGAATCGGCAGGGCCTGAAACTTTAGCCAATTTCTGGGCAAGTTATCGTTTTGCGCAAGGAAATCTAGAAGGTTTTGGACTTGGTTTCGGTGGAAATTATGCCAGTGAGAATATGATCTTTAACCGTCAAACTGCTGGAGTTTTCACCCTTCCTTCCTACACGATTTTAAACGCTTCATTATTCTATAATGTAGATAAATTTGGAATTAACCTGAAGTTGAACAATCTTACTAACGAAGAGTACTATACCGGTTGGTCTACGATAAACCCACAAAGGCCAAGAAACTTTGCTGCGAGTTTAACTTATAATTTCTAATTAAATTAATTAATATGGTCACCATCAAAATTGTTTTTTGAGTTTTGGTGGTGACTTTTTATATGCAGAAAAAAGCAAAAAATAAAGGTTTAAAGAAGTGGATTGCTAAACTTCATTTATGGCTGGGACTTGGTTCCGGTCTTATTGTTTTTATAGTGGCGGTTACCGGCTGCATTTTTGTTTTTCACGACGAGATTAAAGATTTTACTCGCGATTATCGCAAGGTCACTCCTGAAGTCTCAACATTTGTAGCGCCTTCAAAACTTCAGAATAAAACAAAATCGCTTTTTCCTGAAGCCCAGCCGGGAATGGTAGTTTACCAGGGCAGGGACCGTTCAGCTTTTGTGTACGCTGTGATAGAAGAGGTACCATACCATATTTATTTCAATCCTTATTCTGCGGAATTTCTTCAGAAGGAAAATCTGGAAGACGATTTCTTTCTTATTGTAGAAGATCTACATATGCATCTTTGGCTTCCGGAGAAAATAGGAAAACAGGTAGTAGGAATTTCTACATTAATTTTCGTTTTTATGCTTATTTCTGGAATAGTGCTCTGGTGGCCAAAAAAGCGAAAAAACTTCAAGAAACGTCTTCAAATAAGATGGGATGCTAAATGGCGCCGTGTAAATTACGATTGGCATAGCATCACCGGATTATATATTTCATCTCTGGCCTTATTTATAGCCATTATGGGACTTAGTTTTTCTTATGAATGGATGAATCACGGGCTTTATGATCTAGCCAATTTATACCAGGAAAAGCCTGAAGATCAATTAAACATTCAGATTGAGGATGCTGGGTTTTCTGAAAATGCAATGGATATTGCTTTAGTAGAAACCTTAAGGAAAAGACCTGAAGACGAAATGTTTTTTGTTTGGGAGCAGGGCGGAAGTGCGCCAATCACGACAGGCTCATATCCCGCTGCTATGGATTACGACCATCAATCTAATTTCTATTTTCACCCTGAAACCGGGGAATTATTAAAAGATCACGAGTATTCCAGTAAAAGTGCCGGGATGAAATTACAGGAGATGACCTTTGGGTTGCATACCGGACAGTATTTTGGAATAACAGGCAAGATTATAGCGTTTTTTGTCAGTCTTTTTGTAGCAGCGCTTCCCGTTAGCGGATTTATAATTTGGTTTGGCAGAAGAAATAAAAATAAAAAACCAAAGCCCGCCAGAATTCCATAAATAATTATTCTCTAGAAAAACAATAGGAATTTAAAATTTCGCGTAGCTAGCCTTTATTTGAGAAAGCTTTAAAGGCTTCGAAATAATAACTATTATTTAAAAAAGAA contains the following coding sequences:
- a CDS encoding DUF4168 domain-containing protein, translated to MIKSKKIAGLLFAFTLGTASVFAQTQQLPQQQQQAVEVDVSDEELSKFAEAYQEIRMVNQKAQQEMAQKVEESGFDIQRFNEIHQASLDPNADVEVTEEEKTKHEEVVAEIEGMQGEFQEEMEEAISKNDLDVERYEKIAMALQTDTELQQRLQQLMQG
- a CDS encoding DUF2490 domain-containing protein, with the protein product MKKIIFFLCFLFLSLSSQAQEITEESPAGLYDKEFRHSTGLWTGLYTKYRLTENLFYYGEYHFRRRTNFIEDMAQVYLRFGLTYLLNPRVEITAGVVTPFYWAPEQDLPNQDNIVPQYRLWQQLVLVQPFDRLKLYHQFRFEQRWRREYLEGSEFVLSNRFRYKITAYYPLNNYKLLNNTLFLSFYEEVFLQAGKRVTYDYLEDNRMFLGLGYKLNENIQFQAGYMWTFRYDGGPNNFEHRHIPRISVYHNLDFHRMRIEKQKEKIRVLENEF
- a CDS encoding TIGR00341 family protein → MLYILHHPDDKEKVESDIFPLLENTEKQTINYPETDYEAGEDDIIVTYLSDEFLREFLTKAAQKGIKVGILPHPKNTYTTKGLGISNDHETALKEILENEEVHKLDMLYCNDIPVFQSVNIGNVFIFTEDHKNNNFFHEVLSFFKNIRHLSSLSHNSYEISSEDEKIIHTSALGIIVVEHALSSVVARRLVSESSLNDGMFTSLIISPTNLLQLIWFLLRSLLPGGKQLNKAPSFIGRIKIADLKIKNSSAIEFTVDGEKEQAEQVSLRVEAESLILAQASKYCTEKDSANLKKSNKTDTLPTGEKREELTKRTIPIFPRATTEEFQELFKLLRENSKSSSMYVVMMILSTLIATFGLFANSSPVIIGAMILAPIISPIVSFAMGMVRYDTNMLKRGIITILIGTGVSLLFSAGVSLIIPIKLVTSEIDARLSPTLLDMGIAVASGVAAAYAHAKEGIAKSLAGVAIAVALVPPLAVSGIGIGWWDWDVFSGAFLLYLTNLAGIIMFAGITFLILGFAPFKRAKLGLIYTLILIGIVMVPLSLSFNRIKKEASITRDLEGSTINNTVVRDVKVRFGDPLRVSLTLVGQENLEGDEIREIKKELEKEIGEEINLEVISARGF
- a CDS encoding VOC family protein translates to MKEISKKQNVFILFAATSKNGHFNFRKDHDTIRVKDLETSMNFYKNILGLEQIPNGGLGDHIVWFQLKNKVQLHLVESDTKIEKNKGFHSAFNTGNLSEFMDFLREKNIPFENGRGEKNMVTNRPDGIRQIYFQDPDGYWIEVNDNILE
- a CDS encoding HAD family hydrolase; its protein translation is MIKLIVTDMDGTLLNDQHEIHPDFWEIEELLNEKGIMFSVASGRQFYNLESKFDRIKDRMLFFAENGTHVVHKGKDLYVNPLDKEAALDFVRKGRELSDTHLVLCGKNSAYIESKDDGFFNEINKFYKRIEKVEDLTKVDDTILKVTFCNFNGVEEHTYPHFEKYTNDYKVAIAANVFIDITSITANKGNAISGIQKELNISPEETLVFGDYLNDLEMMQNAKYSYAMKNAHPEIINASKYVTNFSNNDNGVLKTIEELGLLKDEYAIKS
- a CDS encoding TonB-dependent receptor — translated: MKLKNSLVVLFLFSLQIALAQNSGIIKGSVVNSAGSSLSNVNIEVEGLGMGDETNNRGEFTLKNIPTGNYTLQISYVGYETQNLKVNVQAGETTDVSSIILVGKQEELGAVIVRGNGNGNKFTRNASVSVAKMPLKKIENPQVYDNITSELLKEQVVTNFDDAVKNASGLTKLWESTGRGNDGAGYFSLRGFAVQPTLVNGLPALTNGSPDPANMENIEVIKGPSGTLYGSSLVSYGGLINITTKKPFSYFGGNVSYTMGSFGLNRITADVNTPLDETGDVALRINTAYHTENSFQDAGFRKSLFVAPSLSYKVNDKLSFFVNTEFYDSESTNPLMLFVDRGAPLRATNIEELGYNNENSYTSNDLTVENPTFSLQAQMNYELSDSWTSQTAVSTGSAKALGNYSYLYETTQFNQGREEVPGEVTNLNEGVVFTRYISNQNSTTITNDIQQNFIGDFEIAGMRNRTVVGLDYFNRKVIDNNSGYVGNGEVYIGNASLQNVNESVYDIYESANYITSYDSGILSKEGVAGLLENVNRNNNIAEEDIYSAYVSNVLNFTPQLALMTSLRLDQFETETNSQTALSPKFGLVYQPVLDKVALFANYMDGFSNVGPRQVDNLETGETRTLVFDPERAKQFEVGSKFNLLNNHLSATVSYYDIQVSNMVMQDAENPFNLVQDGEQYSRGFEASITASPFQGLNLIAGFSHNNSELTESDQADFLGRRPESAGPETLANFWASYRFAQGNLEGFGLGFGGNYASENMIFNRQTAGVFTLPSYTILNASLFYNVDKFGINLKLNNLTNEEYYTGWSTINPQRPRNFAASLTYNF
- a CDS encoding PepSY domain-containing protein; its protein translation is MQKKAKNKGLKKWIAKLHLWLGLGSGLIVFIVAVTGCIFVFHDEIKDFTRDYRKVTPEVSTFVAPSKLQNKTKSLFPEAQPGMVVYQGRDRSAFVYAVIEEVPYHIYFNPYSAEFLQKENLEDDFFLIVEDLHMHLWLPEKIGKQVVGISTLIFVFMLISGIVLWWPKKRKNFKKRLQIRWDAKWRRVNYDWHSITGLYISSLALFIAIMGLSFSYEWMNHGLYDLANLYQEKPEDQLNIQIEDAGFSENAMDIALVETLRKRPEDEMFFVWEQGGSAPITTGSYPAAMDYDHQSNFYFHPETGELLKDHEYSSKSAGMKLQEMTFGLHTGQYFGITGKIIAFFVSLFVAALPVSGFIIWFGRRNKNKKPKPARIP